The following is a genomic window from Thunnus maccoyii chromosome 13, fThuMac1.1, whole genome shotgun sequence.
GCACACATTTATATTAAGCCCGGTAGGAAAGGCATCTGCTCATATTTCAGAGCCTGTTGATCCGACGAGCAGCTACCACCTGTTCTTAAATTAATCATGAAATTTTTCCTTAACACAATTCTCAGTTCTTCATCACCTTCGAGCAGCTGAAGAAGCTCCCGTTTTAACGCGAGCGAGGAAGCGGGACTGCACAGATCTGCCAGACTGTGTCGGGCATAAGTGGGGTGTGAAGCACGGCAGCACCTGGAGTTTTGGCACCAGTATATTCACACTCCCTACCATACCCTACCATACCAATGATACAATACAGTATCAGTCACCTGCCCATGCTTatccaaatcttttttttttttttgcaacatgttttatttatggtcACTGATTCTGTTCAACCACCTTTGACTCTCCCCAGGCAGCTAAATGTTTGGTTGTAGCAGAAAACTGGAAGTTTGGATGAATTAGGTTTATGTCCTTTAGCAGGTGTGACAGGTGGAGTTTTCCACTGTGAATTGAATGAGTGGAATCTGAACTTAAAAGataaacagagaagagaagaaacttGTGATTGTATTATCAGGATTCCTACACAGATCTGGAAAAACATGGGggaaaattatttattaatagggctggaaaaatataaatggaaaagctgtttttttttgtgtgtgggaACCCTGTCTTTTAAGCACATAGACATTGCATGAAAAGTGTCGGGAAAGCTATTACTGTAGATTTAACTGTTGAATGTTGAGGCTGTTACAGGTAGTTAATGTGCAGAGATAAGACTGGACAGGAATAATGCTCAACAGCACTCCACATGaattattgaaaataaaattcagcgATATGTTGTGATCTTTGGTTTAGtaaagtgtcaaaaaaaaaaaaaaaggtgccaCAAAGCCTCTGAAATTTCACAAAGCAGTTTCGATCTCAAAGTGGGTCAGTTGCCAGAAAATCATTCAACACATGAAGTTTCTGTATAAATTTacaactgaagaaaaaaatgtttttcctttttttttaaatttatttatcatttgttAGGATCAGATATGATCCACTGAAGTTTTACTTGAAACAACCAGAGATCAGAACCAAAGCCTCTTAATAAGAGAGCgcaaccaaaaccaaaatattcaATCCAGATCAATAAATCCTAACGACggtgtttttttggtttatttttccGTTTTGTTTGCCTCCAGTCTGCTGCAGCATTAGGAAATAGAGTAAAGAGACTACATATTGTAAATGGCTGTACAGACTCATTCACACATAGAGGTGGATGTACTATTTTATCGCAGGCATGTCCGGCTCTACGTATGATGCCTTGTTCCGCTATTTTTAATGTTGTGCACCTGGTTTGAGGTCAAGTCATGGCATGAATAGAAAACAGGCAGCTGGTGTGGataaaaagagggaaaagtGGGCCAAAATGTGTTTCTACCAAACTTGGTTTTGTTTGCAGCTTCTTTTAGTCCtttataaatattgatttttacaGGAGAAAATCTTTGCTGGAAAGTATTTGAAAGTTTGTGTAGTTAGAATACATGACCTGTTTGGGACTGAGAACAACAAATTGATATTGCTGAATCATAACTCCAcccatgtaaaaacaaacaaacaaacaaacaaaaacagactgaaTGCATTTGTTATCTTTAATTCTTCATGGGAATCTGTAAATGATATCGCGGCAGTAATCTTTAGAAATTCTAGGAattatttacaaatatttattttcccttGTTTGACTTGCACAGTACAGTAGTACAGCTTCTTTtatgtcaaatattttatttttcatttatagtaCTTTAGATTTGTTTTACAAGTTGAagatattccttttttttttttgtcaacaccacttttttttttttttaggcggTTGGCCAAAACTTTTCCATCCTCAATCAGATGGATATCCCAAAATGATCTTGCGATTGAGAAGAGGAGTCTCTCCTCTGTTGTAATGATGCAAACGTGCTGGATTCTATAACTGATGTACATTATAGATATTTTATGATGTATAGCTTGAACAGCACTGACAACCTGCACTTCTACGTACACTGCTGTAGGCAACGTTTCTGTCTTGGCTCACCTTTAAAGGTCATATTTCATCCATACTTGTGTACAATCCCCTGCTTACTCGCTACATTCCCCCATAGTGCTTTCACATACATGTAGgtatatttttgtgattttgtgaatCAAGTTTTTCCCTCTGGCTTCCTCGTGCTTTTGATGAAAAACACACGTATGGTGTCCTTTTGCCTTGAAATGAATCAGTGGTCATTGCAGCTGCAGAAATCTCACAAATGGCCTTTTATTCCATTGATCCTGCCGAATCCAAAATGAAACCCATAATCTGTCCTTATATAAACGCTATCTCTAATATCCAAGTTGAAAAGGGGAGTAAAATGTGTATTtccaagttatttttttcttctccttgaGCTAGAACTTTGGTTTCTTcaatctttgcatttttaagTGTacttcattttaacattttcagcGTGAATGTGCAGAATATACTCAAAACACAGTTAGAATACAGTGTGCGCTTTGAGTCGAGCTGGTTTTAGAGGTCTCTTTAGGTTTTGAGTGTTGGACTCCTGTTGTtggaacatgtgtgtgtgtgtgtgtctggcgTTCCCGGTGTgcttctgccttttttttttttaatgagcttTGTGTGAAGATATTTGAACACAGCCCCTGGAGTCCTGGGAGAGATGCACTGTTACAGCCTTATATTAATAATCTGTGATAATGTTGCACCTCTGCCGATACCGATGCCTCATTATCATACCGAGTGTGAGATATATTTTTCTTTAGTTAAAGTCTACAGGTTGTGATACAGTTCTCGGGTTCATATTTCAGTTACATTTCAGTGCATTTGTGAAGAGATGTGTTCAGTTACCTCAGCAGTCGTGCGTTCCTGAGCCATTTAAACTATCTGCTGACAGTGATGCACAGTACTTGTGTACAGAAAAGCATCGCAATATCAACCACTGTGATACACAATTCatcttttaacacatttacCTTCCTCTGAACTGTGCGTCGAGGGATTCtgatcaggtttttttttttttttttttttggagtttaAGCTTGTCGAGTGACCACAGATCGTCAGCAAAGAGTCCGCTGAGTTTCAAGTGATTTGATCACAATCTGAGTGTCGTGGGGTTAATTTTAGGAATATGTCCCCGGCTCAggctgaggtcagaggtcagatggAGCTTAATTTTAGAATTTTTGGAAGAAAACAGATTTAACCAGTTTTGTGTTGGTTTTAGTTTTGAAGTGATCAGTCGACAAAAATAATCCACCAataacattctctggttccagcttctcacttATCTGTGATTCATATCATAggaaattgaatatctttgagtttatATTGTTACGTAAGTCCGACAAAACAAACACTCGtctttgggctctgggaaattctGATGAGgcgttttctgacattttatagataaattattgattgattttatcCAAAAATCCACACAGGATCCACATTAGGATGGAGGTTATTGAACATTTAGTTTTTGTCTGACTACTTGTTCGTCAACACCGTGTTGACGTGTTACAGTAGTATCACAACATgttttaaaggaataaaaagTGAGATacacagagtttttttttatactaacCAACCAACTTTGTGCGCTCGTTTGCACATTGTAGTGAATGTAATCGCTGTTGTGATACTCGGCCTGGTAAATGATGATAAGACTGAGCTTCtgtcatgtttatatttatggAAACATTTCAAGTGTACAACAAAGTTAAGGCAGGAAGATCAGCACAGGAAGTGGCAGcagtacatttttttaaggTGTCCGGTCACCCAAATTATTTACCTCTAATGCTATTTTTAGTTGTTTTGgtaaactgaccctttaaagtACTGAAAAATCATGTTCATGGAATTATGATCAATCATGTTCTTTAGAAGaaagtgttgttttcagctgctcCTCTGCAAAGACATGTCTGTTCACATCATAGCGTGGTGTCTCCCATTTCTGTTTAATGTTACATGAACTGTccagccttttttaaaaacgtCCAAAAGATCTCTGTTTCTTCTCGTCACTGATCGTCCCGTAGTTTAACTTTGATTTGTTTGACTTTGactgtgattgtgtttgtgttgtaaaagTTTTCATGCCAGCAAAAATGATTTTAGAACCATATTTGggatttgttcatgtttttaagcTTATGCAAAGTTTTATCTATTTTCTAATTATCTGAATTATTTCATGTTGACCTGTTTTGACTTTAGAATGATTCATCTACAGTATTTATTTGACTCTGTTCAGTGAACCAGAATGCGCTTTGGCTGATGCTGCTTTCCATTGCTGCTTGAAttgggggggggaaaaaagaaaaaaaaccccaaacattTCATGCTCATGCttgcatgctttttttttttttttttttgtaaacagtagtaagtttgtgttttcatttgaactGTTACCAAGTGCTCTGAGTAAGCTACATTAAAACAACTCCACTTATTTGCCTGGTAATTAATTCCCTTCACCAGCATTTTATGTTCATGATGAACAACTTGAGCTCCGTGTGAACAGCAGGCAGCAGAAAACAATCTGAAATAAAGGGAAATGTTTATGAAAACTTAAAATTACAaacttaacatttatttatgtggcTACAGTTTCTGAAACGGTATCTTGGCGAACAACAGCCGACTGTGGTGATTTGTCGTCACTGTGAGGAAACGCTGCACAGAATTACTGGGTGGTCAAATAAACTGTCGTCCCACTAAAGCTACAGATTCTAGTTTTTGATTCTgtgtggattaaacaaacattcGTCAGGTTTAGAGGTGTTTGTTagcatatttttaaactttggacagaatcaggctagctgtttccccctacTTGCAgtcattatgctaagctaagctaacaagcaGCTGGTTGTAGGTTCATACTTAATGCACAGACAGGAAAGTGAAATTGATTTTCTCATCTGACTCTTTGCAAATAAGCAAATAAGTGTTTCCTAAAATGTCTCAACTGTTCCTATAATGACTTTAATACCTGCATTTCCTCCATTTTGCAAGAAGGAACCTGCAGCCTAATTTCAGCAGAAACTTGAGAGTTTAAATTAGTTTTGTCTTCATCCCTTCTCGTTAATTTTCCTGAGTCACACTCCAgctgtgtgtaaaaatgcatcGGCAGCTAAAtaaaaatcttaactcaaggtccacttactagctttttctggagcaACAGCATCTTactgtcttcatcagtggagggagtttgctcagttgcaTGGAACTTCAGTCAGGTGATAACAGGTGTCCTGTTTTAAGGGTAAACTGAGAGCTGCAACATTTAGTTGATAAGTTGATTGACATAATTAACGACtagtttggtcatttttaagcaaaatataccaaatatttgatggttccaggttctcaaatgtaCTCAAATGTAAGAATAAGTTGCATTTCTGAGTTTTCCATTACAGTGAAGTATATATTTTGGGGTTTGGGACTGTTAGTTGGACAGAACACAACACTTTAAGATgttaacaattaatcagttaatcaagaaaataatcagcagagtAATCGATAAGATCTTGAGGTGTTGAATAGTTTGTAAGTGCTGAGTCCTTGTTTGAAAATTCTATGCAACTGAGGAACTAaatttgctgatgaagactgagATTCAGTTGAAAGCTCCAACAGCTTttgaccttgagttaagattattttgtcaaagtCGTGGCTTTGACTAGTAGTTTTAACACCACTAGTCTGAATCAAAGAGCGTCACAGTGTTTCATGAACTCTGACTCACGTTATCCTCACActccaaaaaataaatagatctTTTGTGACTGTGTAGCGCTTCATGAGAGAATGTGTTTGATAGAAAGAACATAAAATAGTTCCCTCCTGACGACCCCAAAGAACCAcggcaatttttttttcttttttaccattttgtgccatgtgagtgtttttttctttttttaaaggttcCCTCTTAAAACCTTTCATTCAATGGACTTTACGGTatattgttggttttattttgaaatgttcttATATTGCTTTACCTCAAAAGGAGTTTAAAATTGGCCTGATTTTTCACAATCCAAACTCACTTTCCCCACAGACATGCAGTCTGTTTTTTATCCTAGCTAAAGCACCTTCCCCCTTTCTCatgttgaacaaaacaaaaacactgttacaTTGATTAAATTAAGATATTCGTGATTAGTTAATTATTGGATTTTGGTGGGTTAGCATCATTTGTCCTGATCAAACAGCCTGAAAACCTGCAGGGAACTTTCTTGAGATATTTTATTGGTTTAATTCTTCATTTAAAGGCCAGATGTACAGTGCACCCGCTACTAAACTGATGTAGGTTTCTAAAGAAAGAGTTGAGAGGTTTTGTGTCCCACCTCTATTTAAATGCTGTCTGAGGCATCAGTCAAAATgtttcagattttaaaatactttgtgGAAATTGTTATTAACTGACAAATCTGCAGTCTGACAGGAGAtgaaaatctataaatatttttgtaaattttctCTTCACTTCCACTGATCATTTGCACTTTGGTGTCCGTTCAGCTTGTATTATTGCTGTCTATAACCTTTTTCGCTTGTTCACTCGATGAATTTCTATGGTGGAAGTTTTAAGTGGAGagtacttttttatttttttctttgacagaATGGGTTTGgctttatatactgttgtaAATTCAACGtacactcaaataaaatatatccCGTGATTGTTTCTGtatctgtttctttcttattgCTTGCTCAGTTAAATTGTCACCTTTATTTTACAGGTGGCTTCTTTTTATGTTGATTTCCTGaaaatttgcaggtatttaacagttatttttagagaaagggtggtgcaatttgcaagaaatgataagaaaaaatggaaaaaagtgttaagttggtttagttggtacAGTATGTCTGTCAATATGTTGACAGGGTAGAAAAAGGTAGAAGCAAGGtgggaaaaatgacaaaaaactgtttgtttttttaaatctaagcattcagagcaggttgaaggtTCTTAGCTAGCATGAGGCTGGTATTGCCATCATTCTGTTTGTCTCCTTCTGGGGGCGAAGAGTTGGACATACAGGCCCTGAAGGGTTTCACAATAGCTCCGCCCAAACAAGAGAAGAACCTGACAATggcacttttcttttttttgttgttcggAGAGGGTACAATCAGGTGATCCCTCAGGGTTGTGGTAACAAAATCGTCAGTGGTGGGATCCTGTGACGTCATGGCTTGCAGAAGCACCTCTGCAGAGCCAAAATGCTGACACAGGTCTTTTAACACAGCCTTGTAGATCTTCTCAACACTCTGAGGGTTGGAGCTCACAGCAATTTCATTGGCATGGATTTTTCCCAATGCCTTATCTCTCAGATTCCGGATGACCCTATTAAAAACCGTCTGGGGCAGTGATGTCCGGGCCCTCTTTGTAGTACGCAATAGCAACTCGACAAGCACCAGGATGAGCAGCTGGTGCTTTGTGTCATCATATGTAACTGGTTGAAGACTACCAGTGTCAGAAGAAACAGCTATTGCATCTGTGGATCCATCAACCTGATCTTCATGCAGTGAGGCCGGACTGACAGAACTCTCTGCAGGAGTTGGTTGAGAAGTTGCTGTTTTTTGACAGACTGGTCCACTGTTGATAGTTTCAGCTGATTCCTGGCTGAGCGAGTCCTCAGATTGGTCATCATCTGAGTCCTGTGTATCTGTTTGGTAAGATCTCTGCTCTGTATCAGTCGTTAGCTCACTGTCATCGTCATATGTTGAAATATCTGCATGATTCCCACTGCGTTCGGAGACATCAGTGCTGTCAGTGGACACCCAGTCATCTGAATCCTCACACCAGGATCCTACAATTGGACGCACACATTTAGGAATCTCCGTCATTATATCCATGACTTCTTTGTTTGAAGTACAATAGGTGATTACGCAGTTTTCCTGCTCTATGACCATACGCAGCGGCCTTTTTTTCCCGTTGTCACGTATGGCTGGAGTGGTGTTGGGCCTTTCCAAGTCTGTGGACAACGGTGTGCACTGGCAGCTCTGTTGGTACATGCATCTTAGCATCTGAGTGACCAAAGCAATCATGGTATGAAGAGTTGTGTAACAGATGCAATTACAATCAAAAGTCTTGGGTTGCAGAGACCAATTGAAGAGGTCCATTACCACAGCTATCTGAGAGTTTATGCCTCTCGTCACCTCTCTTGCGACTAGCTGGATGAACTTGTCTAAGCTCTCGCAGTGAACACTTGTAGGTAAGCTTAAACCATTGCAGACACACTGTGGGAGGATGTTTTTCAGGTTAGCGAGGACATCACTCCCATCTACACCAAAGAAACAATGTCGAGGGTACAGATACTGTTGTAACCGGAGGGATTTCCTGTGCCAGTCTGATATGACGGGCTTAATAGCCTTCAGGATAAACGAGGAAGTCAAATTAACAATGTGCTGACACATGTCCACCATCAAATTCGTGCTGTCGATGTTGAGGTTGCCAGATTCCACCGCGCTCCAATGCCTTTTCAACAAACCTCTTATATACGGGCTAATCCATACGTCGCATCCCCTGAATGAAGGGAATTTCACAAAAGCGGTCAGTAAGAGTTGCGATGGATCCATGATAGTTGTAGGCTTCCTCttagtttgtgatgtttgttgtcCGCTGTCTAATACAGAAACGTAAACACATCAGCTTTAAGTCCATGCAGTATTGCTTTTGGGTTGTTGGGATAAAATTCTAAAGCTGTCCATTCTAGAATGGTTACTAGATATCGTTCTATTGTGACATCATCGAGAGTCTCtaaattacttatttatttatgcatttattgggaccatgtatagtgttaaacataaatgttaccatttgatgtgcTGCTTacagctcattttcatctgcagacCCTTACACTTCAAATGTAataacagcacaacaacaaacggtacaaagcaaaaaacacacaggacacataatacaaaatgcAAAGCTACATACAAAGCAATAGCTCATCACATACatccacaatgtcaactagaaattaataatgtaaacttgtcaaattaaaaaagcaagattatttgtgtttcatgagaagaccatgagattaaatttagagtcagtggttacagagctgagtagtttttagcagatttttttaattgggTTTTGAacgtactgatggaactgcagctcttcatatcatcattccactgagttgtggctttcacagagaaagctgactgcccaaatgcagtgtgacaaaatggtctggtacaatcttgtatagaggatattctggaggatctaatagaacttactgagcgatTGTACAGTTGTATAGTGGAGgaaggggccaaaccatttaaaattttataaactaggcaattctcaaagctcagtaaattgtatttctccagtaaactacagtgatggaaatgcattggcttttgTAGGCCTACATGCTTGTCTGCAACCTTTACATGTGATATTGCAATTATAATCCTATGATAGCCACTGTGTGCTTAAAATAGCTGCTGAAGTCGGGGTGAGGTCCATGCTGTCATTCTCTTGACATGATATCCTTGTAAAAAGCAACAGACAGCTGAGTGAGCCTCGAGAAGAGCAGGACGGCTTTCTGGGAGGAAAACACTTTTGTCCTTGCAGGAAGgaaacaaatgttaaataaagttattgtAGAGAGCAATATGAGCACAtcttatttctgtctgtttaactatatttattttcaaaaaggtTAATGTCATGAGTAAGAAAAGCAATTGTCTGGCTGCTTATATGATGCAGGACTCAtcaaatacatacatgtacatatctGAGCCAAAATGTGAACTGAAATATAtgagtgtacagtgtgtactaCACACAGAACCtaagcaacaaaggctacagaacagacagctgtttatgggcatgcatGAACAAACTGATGCCAGTtcgatggggaagtagaggtaactaTGCAAATGGAGTGGTAGAGCGGGTTGACGCCCTGGTTTATgacttgcaggaagcatttttacatacgttcacctcaagttttggaactttgaccatgtttaacatagacatccaacatcataacagtatataaataacagaaaatcacaaaaagcatgatatgccCCCTTCAAactttaaagatttaaaatcaTGACAATCCCAAGGTGGCGCCATGCAGACAGCAGCCTGTTGCAGCGGCTCCTGTCTATAcgcatttcatttgtttgtttgagtaaTTAAGGTTGGATCTGTCCTTGGATGCTCCCTGGACACCTTGGACATGGTGAGTGAGTCCCTGCAG
Proteins encoded in this region:
- the LOC121910056 gene encoding uncharacterized protein LOC121910056 isoform X2 — its product is MDPSQLLLTAFVKFPSFRGCDVWISPYIRGSWCEDSDDWVSTDSTDVSERSGNHADISTYDDDSELTTDTEQRSYQTDTQDSDDDQSEDSLSQESAETINSGPVCQKTATSQPTPAESSVSPASLHEDQVDGSTDAIAVSSDTGSLQPVTYDDTKHQLLILVLVELLLRTTKRARTSLPQTVFNRVIRNLRDKALGKIHANEIAVSSNPQSVEKIYKAVLKDLCQHFGSAEVLLQAMTSQDPTTDDFVTTTLRDHLIVPSPNNKKKKSAIVRFFSCLGGAIVKPFRACMSNSSPPEGDKQNDGNTSLMLAKNLQPALNA
- the LOC121910056 gene encoding uncharacterized protein LOC121910056 isoform X1, producing MDPSQLLLTAFVKFPSFRGCDVWISPYIRGLLKRHWSAVESGNLNIDSTNLMVDMCQHIVNLTSSFILKAIKPVISDWHRKSLRLQQYLYPRHCFFGVDGSDVLANLKNILPQCVCNGLSLPTSVHCESLDKFIQLVAREVTRGINSQIAVVMDLFNWSLQPKTFDCNCICYTTLHTMIALVTQMLRCMYQQSCQCTPLSTDLERPNTTPAIRDNGKKRPLRSWCEDSDDWVSTDSTDVSERSGNHADISTYDDDSELTTDTEQRSYQTDTQDSDDDQSEDSLSQESAETINSGPVCQKTATSQPTPAESSVSPASLHEDQVDGSTDAIAVSSDTGSLQPVTYDDTKHQLLILVLVELLLRTTKRARTSLPQTVFNRVIRNLRDKALGKIHANEIAVSSNPQSVEKIYKAVLKDLCQHFGSAEVLLQAMTSQDPTTDDFVTTTLRDHLIVPSPNNKKKKSAIVRFFSCLGGAIVKPFRACMSNSSPPEGDKQNDGNTSLMLAKNLQPALNA